AGGCAGAAAAAGGCCTGGGCCTGATGAATGACGCCGTGAAGATGGGTACCGCCAAGTATCCCGAAGAAGCCAAGCTGCACCTGGGCATCGCCTACATCCACGCCGGCAAGAAAGCCAACGCATCGACCGCGCTGAAAGCCGTCAAGGGCACGGACGGCGCGGCTGACCTGGCCCGCTACTGGGCCTTGATGAATAAATAAGATAATATCCCCAGGATATTGTCGGGCAGCTAGTCAATTGCCCATCACTAAAGCGTTGCCGGCACCCTTGCCGGCAACGCTTTTTATCATTTCAGCAGGGAAATTACCCGTGCGGCCGCCCTGCCGGGTGTGCATCCCTGAAACAGTCCGTATAATCCCCCTTTTGGCACAGTTTTTCATCAGATTCCTATGAAGGTATTCCGCGGACTTCCCAATGCCCAGGCACGAGCGCCTTGCGCTCTGACCATCGGCAATTTTGACGGTGTCCACATCGGCCATCAGGCCTTGCTGGCGCGCGTGCGCGAAGCTGCCACTGAACTCGGCATCGAAGCGGCCGTGATGACGTTCGAACCGCACCCGCGCGAATTCTTCGCGCAACGCGCAGGCGACCTGACGAAGGCGCCGCAGCGCATCGCCAACCTGCGCGACAAGCTGCAGTCGCTGGATGACGCCGGCATCGACCGGGTCGTCGTCGAGCACTTCAGCGCCCAGTTCGCCGCCCTGACGCCGCAGGAATTCACGGAAAAAGTCCTCGTCGACGGCCTGCACGTGAAATGGCTGATGGTCGGCGACGACTTTTGCTATGGTGCCCGGCGCGCCGGCGACGTCGCCATGCTGCAGGAAGCGGGCCGCGAATACGGTTTCCACGTAGAAACTTTACCGACGGTGATGAATGGCAGCACGCGCATCTCCTCGTCGGCCGTGCGCCTGGCCCTGGCCGCCGGCGATTTCCCGCTGGCCACGCAGCTACTGGGCCATCCGTACGCCATATCCGGCCACGTCATCCACGGCCAGAAGCTGGGCCGCACCCTCGGTTTCCCCACCCTGAACCTGCGCGTGGCGCACCGCCCCGCCCTGTCCGGCATCTTCATCGTGCAAGTACACGGCCTGGGACCACTACCGCTGCCCGCCGTGGCCAGCCTCGGCGTGCGCCCCACCGTCGACGACAGCGGCCGCGTCTTGCTGGAAGTGCATCTGTTTGATTTCAATCAATCCTGCTACGGCAAGCTGGTACGCGTGGAATTCCTGCAAAAGCTGCGCGACGAAGAAAAGTACGACGACTTGCCCACCCTGACGGCCGCCATCGAGCGCGACTCGAACCAGGCGCGCGCCTATTTTGAACAGCGCAGCGGCGCCATTACCGCCACCGACCGAATTTGACGCCGGCCAACTCCGTCGCCTGGCGGCTCCTGCCGCCGCAAACCATTCAATATCATTAAAGAAGACTATGTCCGATCAAAACAAGCCAGCCACGCCCAAGCAAAACAAGAAGCCTGAAAGCAAATACCCGGTCAACATGACGGAAACCCCATTCCCGATGCGCGGCGACATGGCCAAGCGCGAGCCGCAATGGGTACAGCAATGGCAAGACAAGAAGATTTACGAGCGCGTGCGCAAGGCTGCCGCCGGGCGTCCGAAATTCATCCTGCATGACGGCCCGCCGTACGCGAATGGCGACATCCACCTGGGCCACGCCGTCAACAAGATCCTGAAGGACATGGTCGTCAAGTCGCGCTCGCTGGCCGGCTTCGACGCGCCGTATGTACCGGGCTGGGATTGCCACGGCATGCCGATCGAGATCCAGATCGAAAAACTGCACGGCAAGAACCTGCCGACGGCTGAAGTGCTGGAAAAGGCCCGCGCCTACGCCAACGTGCAGGTCGAGCGCCAGAAGAAGGACTTTATTCGCCTGGGCGTGCTGGGCGAATGGGACAACCCGTATCTGACCATGGCGCACGGCAATGAAGCCGACGAACTGCGCGCGCTGGGCAAGCTGCTGGAAAAAGGCTATGTCTACCGCGGCCTGAAACCGGTCAACTGGTGTTTTGACTGCCAGTCGGCGCTGGCGGAAGCTGAAATCGAATACGAAAACAAACGCGACCCGGCCATCGATGTCGGCTTCAAGTTCGCCCAATTCGACAAGCTGGCCAAGGCTTTCAATCTGCCGACACTGCCGACCGAAAATGGCTTCGTCGTCATCTGGACGACGACCCCGTGGACCATCCCGTCGAACCAGGCACTGAACGTCCATCCTGAATTGACATACGCACTGGTCGAAACCTCGCGCGACGGCAAGCCCTTGCTGCTGATCCTGGCGCAAGACCTGGTCGAATCGAGCCTGGCGCGCTTCAAGCTCGAAGGCACGACGATCGCCACCTGCGACGGAGCCGCGCTGGAAGGCATCAGCTTCCGCCATCCGCTGCACGCGTCGCACGCTTTCTACGACCGCCTGTCGCCGATGTACCTGGCCGATTACGTGACCGCCGAAAGCGGCACGGGCGTGGTGCACTCGGCGCCCGCGTATGGCGTGGACGACTTCATCTCGTGCAAGGCGCACGGCATGAAGGACGACGACATCATCAAGCCCGTCATGGGCGACGGCAATTACGTTTCGACGCTGCCCCTGTTCGGCGGCATGAGCATCTGGGACGCTTCGAAGCCGATCTGCGCCGCCCTGAAAGAAGCGGGCGCCCTGTTCGAAGTCAAGATGTTCGACCACAGCTACATGCATTGCTGGCGTCACAAAAAGCCTGTGATCTACCGCGCCACCTCGCAGTGGTTCGCCGGCATGGACGTGACGCCGAAGGACGGCGGCGCCACCCTGCGCGAGACGGCCTTGAAAGGCATCGCCGACACCGAGTTCTTCCCGGACTGGGGCCAGGCGCGCCTGCACGGCATGATCGCCAACCGTCCCGACTGGACCCTGTCGCGCCAGCGCCAGTGGGGCGTGCCGATGGCCTTCATCGTGCACAAGGAAACGGGCGACCTGCATCCGCGCACGCCGGAACTGCTGGAGCAAGTGGCCAAGCTGATCGAAAAGAACGGCATCGAGGCATGGCAGGCGCTGGACCTGAAAGACCTGATCGGCGACGAAGCGGCCATCTACGCCAAGAACAAGGATACCCTGGACGTGTGGTTCGATTCCGGCGCCACGCACCAGACGGTGCTGGGCGGCCCGCAAGGCCACGGTTCGCACTCGACGCAGCTGCAATTCCCGGCCGACCTGTACCTGGAAGGCTCGGACCAGCATCGCGGCTGGTTCCACTCGTCGCTGCTCGTGTCGTCGATGCTGAACGGCCGTCCGCCGTACAAGGCCCTGCTGACGCACGGCTTCACGGTCGACGGCGAAGGCAAGAAGATGTCGAAGTCGCTGGGCAACACGCTGGCGCCGCAAAAGATTTCGGACACCCTGGGCGCGGACATCCTGCGCCTGTGGATCGCTTCGACCGACTACACGGGCGAGCTGTCGATCTCCGATGAAATCCTCAAACGCGTGACGGAATCGTACCGCCGCATCCGCAACACCCTGCGCTTCCTGCTGGCGAACACATCGGACTTCAATCCGGCCACGGACGCCGTGCCGGTGGCGGAGATGTTCGAAATCGACCGCTATGCGCTGGCCAACATGGCATCGCTGCAGCAGCAGATCGAGAACAACTATGCGCGCTACGAGTTCCACCCCGTCGTGTCGAAGCTGCAGACGTACTGCTCGGAAGACCTGGGCGGCTTCTACCTGGACATCCTGAAGGACCGTCTGTACACCTCCGGTTTAACGTCGCACGCGCGCCGTTCGGCGCAGACGGCCCTGTGGCACATCACGCAAAGCCTGCTGCGCCTGATGGCCCCGGCCCTGTCGTTCACGGCCGAAGAAGCATGGGCAGTCTTCGCCGGCGCGGATGCATATGCCGCCAGCGATGAAACCATCTTCACGCAAACCTGGTGGCAGCTGCCGGAAGTGTCGGACGCGGCCGACCTGCTGGAGAAATACACGGCCCTGCGCGCCGTGCGCACGGACGTCACCAAACAGCTGGAAGACTTGCGCACCTCGGGCGCCATCGGTTCCTCGCTGCAGGCAGAACTGACGATCAAGGCCGCGCCGATGAAGTACAAGCTGTTGACCACCCTGGGCGACGACTTGAAGTTCGTCTTCATCACCTCGCAGGCCACGGTGGCCGAAGTGCTTGAGGAAGCGGCCGAGGAAGTGGTCGTGGCAGCGTCGACGGCGCCGAAATGCGAGCGCTGCTGGCACTACCGCGCGGACGTGGGCACGGACGCCGCGCATGCTACCCTGTGCGGCCGCTGCGTCAGCAACCTGTTTGGCGCGGGCGAGAAACGCCGCTTCGCCTAACAACGTCGTCAAAATCTACTGCGCGTCGCGATTTGCGGCCTGCGATGCTCGCTGTACTAAAGTACAGCTGCGCGTCTCGGGCCAACGGGGGCGCCGAGCCTCGCTGCCGCTCGCTACGATTTTGCCCGTCGTTGTATGCTATGAGTCCAACCGCCGCCTGCTGCCAGGCGGCGGCTTTATCTTCCCTGGAAAAATATGGCCACTAAAAACCGTTTTTCATCGAAATCGTCCTCCTCGGCGTCGCTCGTGCCCTGGCTGGGCATCGCCGCCATCGTCATCCTGTTCGACCAGATCACCAAGATCACGATCCTGAAGACCTTCCGCTACGCGCAAGAGATGGTCATCACCTCGTATTTCAACCTGGTGCTCGCGTATAACAAGGGCGCCGCGTTCAGCTTCCTGTCCGACCAGGGCGGCTGGCAGCGCTATTTCTTCACCGGCATCGCCCTGGCGGCCGCCATCTACATCATCTATCTGCTGAAAAAGCACGCCGGCCAGCGCATGTTCTGCTGGGCCCTGGCGCTGATCCTCGGCGGCGCGCTGGGCAACGCCATCGACCGCCTGGTGTACGGTCACGTGGTCGATTTCCTCGACTTCCACTGGAAAAGCTGGGGCCATTTCCCCGCTTTCAATATCGCCGACAGCGCCATCTGCATCGGCGCGGCCCTGTTCATCATCGATGAACTGCGCCGGGTAAACAAATAAACACGCGGGAGAACGGCATGGAATTGTCCGGCAAAAAAATCGTCCTGGGACTTTCGGGCGGCGTCGCCTGCTACAAGGCGGCGGAACTGTGCCGCGCGCTGACGAAGGCCGGCGCCTCGGTGCAGGTGGTCATGACGGATGCCGCCAGCCACTTCATCACGGCCGTGACCATGCAGGCGCTGTCCGGCCACCCCGTGCACACGAGCCAGTGGGATGCGCGCATAGACAACAACATGGCGCATATCGATTTGACGCGCCACGCGGACGCCATCCTGATCGCGCCGTGCTCGGCCGATTTTCTGCGTAAACTCGCCCATGGCGTGTGCGACGACCTGCTGTCGACCCTGTGCCTGGCCCGTCCCTCCCACCTGCCCTTGCTCGTGGCGCCGGCCATGAACGTGGAAATGTGGCAGAACCCCGCCACGCAGCGCAATGTGCAGCAGCTGCGCGACGACGGCATCACCCTGTTCGGCCCGGCCGCCGGCGAACAGGCGTGCGGCGAAGTTGGCCTGGGCCGCATGCTGGAGCCGGAACAGCTCTTGACGGAGCTGATCGCCGCCTTCCAGCCGAAAGTCCTGGCGGGCAAGCGCGTGCTGGTCACGGCCGGCCCCACGTTTGAAGCCATCGACCCCGTGCGCGGCATCACCAATCTGTCCTCGGGCAAGATGGGCTATGCGGTGGCGCGCGCGGCGCGCGAAGCGGGCGCCGAGGTGCTGCTCATTTCCGGCCCGACGGCCCTGGACGCGCCATTCGGCGTGCGCCGCATCGACGTGCAAAGCGCGCAGCAGATGCATGATGCGGTACTGGCCCACGTCGACGGCCAGCATGTCTTCGTCGCCGTGGCCGCTGTGGCAGACTGGCGCGTGGCCAACGCCAGCGACCAGAAGATGAAAAAGCAGGCCGACGGCTCCGTGCCCGAACTGCAGTTCGTGCAAAATCCCGACATCCTGGCCACCGTGGCGGCGCGCACCAACCTGGCCGGCTATCCGTACTGCGTGGGCTTTGCCGCCGAATCGGAAAACCTCGTGGAATTCGGCTCGGTCAAGCGCGAGAAAAAAGGCATTCCCCTGCTGGTCGGCAATATCGGCCAGAACACGTTTGGCCAGGACGACAACACCATCATCCTGTTCGACGAGGAAGGCCATACCGTGCTGCCGCGCGCCTCGAAACTGAACCTGGCGCGCCAGCTGATTTCGGAAATCTCGAAGCGGATCGCCAGGAATTCACTGCTCAAATAATCACTTTCTAAACGACTTAGCTTCAATGAAAAATATCGACATCAAGATCCTCGACGCCCGCATGCAAGAACTGCTGCCGGCCTACGCCACGCCGGGCAGCGCGGGACTCGACCTGCGCGCCTGCATAACCGAGCCCATCACCATCGAAGCCGGCCAGACCGTGCTCATTCCCACCGGCCTGGCCATCCACATCGGCGACCCGTCGTATGCGGCCATGATTTTGCCGCGCAGCGGCATGGGCCACAAAAACGGCATCGTATTGGGGAATCTGGTAGGCTTGATCGACTCCGATTACCAGGGCCAGCTGATGGTATCGACCTGGAACCGGGGCCAGAGCGCATTCACGCTCAATCCCATGGAACGCCTGGCGCAGCTGATTATCGTGCCGGTGCTGCAAGTGGGCTTTAACGTCGTCGAGGAATTCGGCGACAGCGAACGCGGTGTTGGCGGTTTCGGCAGCACCGGCAAACATTAAGGATTGACACTTATGCCAGGTTTCCGCCATCTGATCCCAGCCCCAACCTCGCTGCGCCGACTGGCCACTCCCCTCCTGTTGGCCGGCGCGGCCATTCTGGCCGGCTGCACCACGCCGGCGACGAATGTCAGCGGCCCGTTCAACGTCGTGCCGGCGCCCGATGCGCCCGCACCGACGGCGCAGCAAAAGGCGGCGCAGGAAGAACTGGTGAAGATGGTGGCGCTGCAGGACCGCCTGTCGAAAGTGTCGGCGCCCCTGCTGATCAATAATGCGGACCTGTGCAAGACGTATGCGCGCAACCTGCTGGGCTTCACGGCGCAGAACAAGTATTCCTACCCCGGCATCTATGCCGACGCGGCGCAGGCGGCCCTCGGCTACGGCGAGCAGATGCAGGTGTCCGGCGTCTTGCCGGGCAGCGGCGCCGCGCGCGCCGGCTTGCGCAAGGGCGACGGCTTGCTGGCCGCCGAAGGCAAGCCGCTGCCGGCCGGCCCGAAAGCGGAAGGCCCGTTCGGCGCCATCGTCGGCCCGCTGGCCTCGAAAAGCGCGAGCCTGAACATGACCATCGCCCGCGACGGCCAGCAGCAAGACCTCAAAATTCCCGTCACGCGCGCCTGCGCCTTCCGCGTCGCCCTGGGCAATGCGGACAATATCAACGCGTATTCGGACGGTTCGCGCATCATGCTCACGCGCGGCATGGTCAATGCGGCGCAAAACGATGAAGGCATCGCCTTCGTCATCGCCCGCGAAATGGCGCACAACATCCTCGACCACGCGCGCAGCCAGCGCACGGCGGGTACGGCCGGCAGCATCATCGACAGCCTGGGC
This window of the Janthinobacterium agaricidamnosum genome carries:
- the lspA gene encoding signal peptidase II produces the protein MATKNRFSSKSSSSASLVPWLGIAAIVILFDQITKITILKTFRYAQEMVITSYFNLVLAYNKGAAFSFLSDQGGWQRYFFTGIALAAAIYIIYLLKKHAGQRMFCWALALILGGALGNAIDRLVYGHVVDFLDFHWKSWGHFPAFNIADSAICIGAALFIIDELRRVNK
- a CDS encoding bifunctional riboflavin kinase/FAD synthetase; this encodes MKVFRGLPNAQARAPCALTIGNFDGVHIGHQALLARVREAATELGIEAAVMTFEPHPREFFAQRAGDLTKAPQRIANLRDKLQSLDDAGIDRVVVEHFSAQFAALTPQEFTEKVLVDGLHVKWLMVGDDFCYGARRAGDVAMLQEAGREYGFHVETLPTVMNGSTRISSSAVRLALAAGDFPLATQLLGHPYAISGHVIHGQKLGRTLGFPTLNLRVAHRPALSGIFIVQVHGLGPLPLPAVASLGVRPTVDDSGRVLLEVHLFDFNQSCYGKLVRVEFLQKLRDEEKYDDLPTLTAAIERDSNQARAYFEQRSGAITATDRI
- the ileS gene encoding isoleucine--tRNA ligase; this translates as MSDQNKPATPKQNKKPESKYPVNMTETPFPMRGDMAKREPQWVQQWQDKKIYERVRKAAAGRPKFILHDGPPYANGDIHLGHAVNKILKDMVVKSRSLAGFDAPYVPGWDCHGMPIEIQIEKLHGKNLPTAEVLEKARAYANVQVERQKKDFIRLGVLGEWDNPYLTMAHGNEADELRALGKLLEKGYVYRGLKPVNWCFDCQSALAEAEIEYENKRDPAIDVGFKFAQFDKLAKAFNLPTLPTENGFVVIWTTTPWTIPSNQALNVHPELTYALVETSRDGKPLLLILAQDLVESSLARFKLEGTTIATCDGAALEGISFRHPLHASHAFYDRLSPMYLADYVTAESGTGVVHSAPAYGVDDFISCKAHGMKDDDIIKPVMGDGNYVSTLPLFGGMSIWDASKPICAALKEAGALFEVKMFDHSYMHCWRHKKPVIYRATSQWFAGMDVTPKDGGATLRETALKGIADTEFFPDWGQARLHGMIANRPDWTLSRQRQWGVPMAFIVHKETGDLHPRTPELLEQVAKLIEKNGIEAWQALDLKDLIGDEAAIYAKNKDTLDVWFDSGATHQTVLGGPQGHGSHSTQLQFPADLYLEGSDQHRGWFHSSLLVSSMLNGRPPYKALLTHGFTVDGEGKKMSKSLGNTLAPQKISDTLGADILRLWIASTDYTGELSISDEILKRVTESYRRIRNTLRFLLANTSDFNPATDAVPVAEMFEIDRYALANMASLQQQIENNYARYEFHPVVSKLQTYCSEDLGGFYLDILKDRLYTSGLTSHARRSAQTALWHITQSLLRLMAPALSFTAEEAWAVFAGADAYAASDETIFTQTWWQLPEVSDAADLLEKYTALRAVRTDVTKQLEDLRTSGAIGSSLQAELTIKAAPMKYKLLTTLGDDLKFVFITSQATVAEVLEEAAEEVVVAASTAPKCERCWHYRADVGTDAAHATLCGRCVSNLFGAGEKRRFA
- the dut gene encoding dUTP diphosphatase, yielding MKNIDIKILDARMQELLPAYATPGSAGLDLRACITEPITIEAGQTVLIPTGLAIHIGDPSYAAMILPRSGMGHKNGIVLGNLVGLIDSDYQGQLMVSTWNRGQSAFTLNPMERLAQLIIVPVLQVGFNVVEEFGDSERGVGGFGSTGKH
- the coaBC gene encoding bifunctional phosphopantothenoylcysteine decarboxylase/phosphopantothenate--cysteine ligase CoaBC; this encodes MELSGKKIVLGLSGGVACYKAAELCRALTKAGASVQVVMTDAASHFITAVTMQALSGHPVHTSQWDARIDNNMAHIDLTRHADAILIAPCSADFLRKLAHGVCDDLLSTLCLARPSHLPLLVAPAMNVEMWQNPATQRNVQQLRDDGITLFGPAAGEQACGEVGLGRMLEPEQLLTELIAAFQPKVLAGKRVLVTAGPTFEAIDPVRGITNLSSGKMGYAVARAAREAGAEVLLISGPTALDAPFGVRRIDVQSAQQMHDAVLAHVDGQHVFVAVAAVADWRVANASDQKMKKQADGSVPELQFVQNPDILATVAARTNLAGYPYCVGFAAESENLVEFGSVKREKKGIPLLVGNIGQNTFGQDDNTIILFDEEGHTVLPRASKLNLARQLISEISKRIARNSLLK
- a CDS encoding M48 family metallopeptidase yields the protein MPGFRHLIPAPTSLRRLATPLLLAGAAILAGCTTPATNVSGPFNVVPAPDAPAPTAQQKAAQEELVKMVALQDRLSKVSAPLLINNADLCKTYARNLLGFTAQNKYSYPGIYADAAQAALGYGEQMQVSGVLPGSGAARAGLRKGDGLLAAEGKPLPAGPKAEGPFGAIVGPLASKSASLNMTIARDGQQQDLKIPVTRACAFRVALGNADNINAYSDGSRIMLTRGMVNAAQNDEGIAFVIAREMAHNILDHARSQRTAGTAGSIIDSLGAVQPDVSMLTGAAGIKAMPQELDVQADTLAIYLLARAGYNVDNAARFWQRLATQVPATVANGYTALHPGTNSRMAAINRAVTDVRAKQAAKKPLKP